In the Moritella sp. F3 genome, one interval contains:
- the proC gene encoding pyrroline-5-carboxylate reductase codes for MITNKKIAFIGAGNMASSLIGGMITDGYPAELIYAASPTRTRLDVLEEKFAINTTQDNHFAVAEADIIILAVKPQLMADVCSHLAEQSSDYRGKLFVSVAAGVTVERLQSLLADNQPIVRTMPNTPALVQKGMTGLFPSPEVSDEDIKTIDQVMMAVGKTCWVDNEADLNTIIAATGSSPAYFFLFMEAMQESIINMGFSQQQARELVQQAAAGSAELVIQNPHIDLATLRQNVTSKGGTTAEAIRTFEEQGLRETVNAAMQAAVSRAEEMQKLF; via the coding sequence ATGATCACGAATAAAAAAATCGCCTTTATCGGTGCAGGAAATATGGCGAGCAGCCTTATCGGCGGTATGATCACAGATGGTTATCCTGCTGAGTTAATTTATGCAGCAAGTCCGACACGTACACGCTTAGATGTACTCGAAGAAAAATTTGCGATTAATACCACGCAAGATAATCACTTTGCAGTCGCTGAAGCCGATATTATTATTCTGGCCGTCAAGCCACAATTAATGGCCGACGTTTGCTCTCACCTAGCAGAGCAGAGTAGCGATTATCGCGGTAAGTTATTTGTTTCCGTTGCTGCGGGTGTCACCGTTGAACGTTTACAGAGTTTACTCGCTGACAACCAACCTATCGTACGTACGATGCCGAATACACCAGCATTAGTACAAAAAGGCATGACTGGATTATTCCCATCACCAGAAGTGTCAGATGAAGATATCAAAACGATTGACCAAGTCATGATGGCCGTTGGTAAAACCTGTTGGGTTGATAATGAAGCGGATTTAAATACCATTATTGCCGCGACAGGTAGTTCACCAGCGTATTTCTTCCTGTTTATGGAAGCCATGCAAGAAAGCATTATCAACATGGGATTCTCGCAACAACAAGCGAGAGAATTAGTACAACAGGCAGCGGCAGGTTCGGCTGAATTAGTCATCCAGAATCCGCACATTGATTTAGCTACATTACGCCAAAATGTAACATCAAAAGGTGGCACGACAGCTGAAGCGATCCGCACTTTCGAAGAACAAGGCCTACGTGAAACAGTGAACGCTGCGATGCAGGCTGCGGTTTCTCGCGCAGAAGAAATGCAAAAACTATTTTAA
- a CDS encoding 50S ribosome-binding protein YggL yields MATNRNRRLRKKLRVDEFQELGFDLSWDFVEGTTEDQIDAILDGLIAEVIDPNKLAFAADGNLEWDGMICTETHGKCTEEQREQVKTWLEAKGVQNLIVSPLFDLWYGEEGI; encoded by the coding sequence ATGGCTACAAATCGTAATCGTCGTCTACGTAAGAAACTACGTGTTGATGAATTTCAAGAGTTAGGTTTTGATCTGTCTTGGGATTTTGTTGAAGGTACAACTGAAGACCAAATTGACGCTATCTTAGATGGCTTAATTGCTGAAGTTATTGATCCAAATAAACTGGCTTTTGCTGCTGACGGTAATTTAGAGTGGGACGGTATGATCTGTACTGAAACTCATGGTAAATGTACTGAAGAGCAACGTGAGCAAGTTAAGACTTGGTTAGAAGCAAAAGGTGTTCAAAACCTTATTGTTAGCCCGTTATTCGATTTATGGTACGGTGAAGAAGGCATATAA
- a CDS encoding YggT family protein: protein MNAANFLVSILFETYILIILLRVWLQLARADFYNPMSQFIVKATQPVVRPLRRVIPSLGGLDLASVVFAYAVACAMIYTLFGVQTGAVAPIQDVLIFAAIKLVKQCFSLVFYVLILRAILSWVSQGNSPVESVLSQLSEPILSPIRRIIPAIGGLDLSMLVAILGLQFLQILIGDLTGIPF from the coding sequence ATGAACGCGGCTAACTTTTTGGTCAGTATCTTATTTGAAACATACATCCTAATCATCCTGCTACGCGTATGGTTACAACTCGCTCGTGCTGATTTTTATAATCCAATGAGCCAGTTTATTGTTAAAGCAACACAGCCTGTTGTACGACCATTACGCCGTGTGATCCCAAGCTTGGGTGGCTTAGACTTAGCATCAGTGGTATTTGCCTACGCAGTCGCCTGTGCGATGATTTACACTTTATTCGGAGTACAAACAGGGGCTGTAGCACCAATCCAAGATGTACTGATTTTCGCTGCCATCAAATTGGTTAAACAATGCTTTAGCTTGGTATTCTACGTATTAATTTTACGTGCCATTTTAAGCTGGGTTAGCCAAGGTAACAGCCCAGTTGAAAGTGTATTATCACAATTAAGTGAGCCTATCTTATCGCCAATCCGTCGCATTATCCCTGCGATCGGTGGTCTTGACCTATCTATGCTAGTGGCAATTTTAGGTCTACAATTTTTACAAATCCTAATTGGTGACCTTACTGGTATTCCCTTCTAG
- the glsB gene encoding glutaminase B, which produces MLSNASLEELLDVVRPLIGEGHVADYIPALANVNPNQLGIAVCMANGDVFTAGDANERFSIQSISKVFALTAALTRFSEDELWTRVGREPSGQAFNSLIQLEFEKGKPRNPFINAGALVVADMLQSRLSAPKQRMLELLRKLANSTDIYIDHDVANSEFEHMARNAAIAYLMKSHGNFNNDVETVLQSYFSYCAINMNCVELATAFSFLAKRGLPCHRNKSLVNERCTRRLNALLATCGLYDESGDFAFRVGMPAKSGVGGGIVAVIPGELTVCVWSPELNESGNSLVGTAALELFSERFGHSIF; this is translated from the coding sequence ATGCTTTCTAACGCATCTCTAGAAGAATTGCTCGACGTTGTTCGTCCGTTAATTGGTGAAGGTCATGTAGCCGATTATATTCCTGCGTTAGCGAACGTAAATCCCAACCAGTTGGGTATTGCTGTGTGTATGGCCAATGGTGACGTGTTTACCGCGGGTGATGCGAACGAGCGATTTTCGATTCAAAGTATCTCGAAAGTCTTTGCGCTAACCGCTGCATTGACGCGTTTCTCGGAAGATGAACTGTGGACTCGAGTGGGAAGAGAACCCTCTGGTCAAGCATTTAACTCGCTGATCCAGTTAGAATTTGAAAAAGGTAAACCGCGTAACCCGTTTATTAATGCGGGTGCATTAGTGGTGGCTGATATGTTGCAAAGCCGTTTGTCGGCACCTAAGCAACGCATGTTGGAACTATTACGTAAATTGGCAAACTCTACTGATATTTATATTGATCATGATGTGGCTAATTCTGAATTTGAGCACATGGCACGTAATGCGGCGATCGCTTATCTGATGAAGTCTCACGGTAATTTTAACAACGATGTTGAAACCGTTTTACAGAGCTATTTTAGCTATTGTGCGATCAACATGAATTGTGTGGAACTGGCGACTGCATTCTCCTTCCTCGCTAAAAGAGGCTTACCTTGCCATCGAAATAAAAGTTTGGTTAATGAGCGTTGTACTCGACGTCTGAATGCCTTGCTGGCTACATGTGGTTTGTATGATGAATCAGGTGATTTTGCTTTCCGCGTTGGCATGCCAGCTAAAAGTGGTGTGGGTGGCGGTATTGTTGCCGTTATTCCAGGTGAATTAACCGTTTGTGTGTGGTCACCAGAACTGAATGAATCAGGTAATTCACTGGTAGGAACGGCAGCGTTAGAGCTGTTTAGTGAACGTTTTGGTCATTCTATATTTTAA
- a CDS encoding DUF4426 domain-containing protein, with the protein MPALFKSLLLSMTLLISAAANAEQMQKLGDWDVHYIAFPSTFLTADVASEYDIDRSKYLGIINISVLDSDSLKAQSVKMTVTARNLLGNIRELDVREIREQDAIYYIAEVPHRNEETYRIKVTLSSGNQTQELKFQQGFYVD; encoded by the coding sequence ATGCCAGCATTATTCAAATCTTTATTACTCTCAATGACCTTACTTATCTCAGCAGCTGCCAATGCGGAACAAATGCAAAAACTCGGTGATTGGGATGTACATTACATTGCTTTCCCAAGCACGTTCTTAACTGCTGACGTTGCTTCTGAATATGATATCGACCGCAGCAAATACTTGGGTATTATTAATATTTCAGTACTCGATAGCGATTCATTAAAAGCGCAATCGGTTAAAATGACGGTTACTGCGCGTAATTTACTGGGTAATATTCGAGAACTAGACGTGCGTGAAATACGTGAACAAGATGCAATTTACTACATCGCAGAAGTACCGCACCGTAATGAAGAAACCTACCGTATCAAGGTTACCTTAAGCAGTGGCAATCAAACCCAAGAGCTAAAATTTCAACAAGGGTTTTATGTTGATTAA
- the mutY gene encoding A/G-specific adenine glycosylase: protein MTSLLENNKDTFAPRVLAWFKDFGRKDLPWQQYNLPNELHHDPYPTWLSEVMLQQTQVSTVIPYFTTFMEKFPTVTDLANAHIDEVLHLWTGLGYYARGRNLHKAAQLIRDEYQGIFPTEFEQVLALPGVGRSTAGAVLSLSLNQPHAILDGNVKRVLTRWGAIEGWYGVKAVENTLWALSEELTPVQQTANYNQVMMDLGATVCTRSRPDCDICPVNEDCKARAMGTPTAFPTPKPKKTIPVRTVQMLLLKQGSSLCLQQRPPTGIWGGLWCFPERDDKLSLEEQLAQFGISEFSTQELAEFRHTFSHFHLDISPLLVEIKATTSTQIMESEGTLWYNIEQPATVGLAAATKKLLTSQALREA from the coding sequence ATGACATCGCTATTAGAAAATAATAAAGACACATTTGCCCCGCGGGTACTTGCTTGGTTTAAAGACTTTGGCCGCAAAGATTTGCCTTGGCAGCAGTATAACTTACCTAACGAACTGCACCACGACCCTTACCCTACATGGTTAAGTGAAGTGATGTTACAACAAACCCAAGTCAGTACCGTGATCCCCTACTTCACCACATTCATGGAAAAATTCCCTACCGTGACTGATTTAGCAAATGCACACATCGATGAGGTTTTACATTTATGGACTGGTTTAGGTTATTACGCTCGTGGCCGTAACTTACATAAAGCCGCGCAATTAATTCGTGATGAATATCAGGGGATATTCCCAACCGAATTTGAACAAGTATTAGCACTGCCTGGTGTTGGCCGATCAACAGCCGGTGCGGTATTGTCATTATCATTAAATCAACCGCACGCAATTTTAGATGGTAACGTGAAACGCGTATTAACCCGCTGGGGCGCGATTGAAGGTTGGTATGGGGTAAAAGCTGTCGAAAATACCCTATGGGCGCTATCTGAAGAGCTGACGCCAGTACAACAGACCGCTAATTATAATCAGGTGATGATGGATCTCGGTGCAACGGTTTGTACCCGCAGCCGACCAGACTGTGATATTTGCCCCGTGAATGAGGATTGCAAAGCCCGTGCGATGGGCACGCCTACTGCATTCCCAACACCGAAACCGAAAAAGACCATTCCGGTACGCACAGTACAAATGCTGCTGTTAAAACAAGGTTCAAGCCTGTGTTTACAACAACGACCACCGACTGGCATCTGGGGCGGATTATGGTGTTTCCCTGAACGTGATGACAAATTATCACTCGAAGAGCAACTGGCGCAATTTGGTATCAGTGAATTTAGCACGCAAGAATTAGCCGAATTTAGACATACCTTCAGCCACTTCCATCTGGATATCAGTCCCTTGTTAGTGGAAATAAAAGCCACAACAAGTACGCAAATAATGGAATCGGAAGGGACTCTTTGGTATAACATAGAGCAACCGGCAACTGTGGGATTAGCAGCTGCAACTAAAAAATTATTAACATCTCAAGCATTGAGAGAGGCATAA
- the hemW gene encoding radical SAM family heme chaperone HemW → MRLPPLSLYVHIPWCVQKCPYCDFNSHTQKGKIPEAEYIADLLADLRSELPRVFQRSLHSIFIGGGTPSLISAEGIGQILDGVEAMIPFSDNIEITMEANPGTVEADRFHGYVTAGVNRISIGVQSLQAEKLNLLGRIHDPDEAIRAANIATESALNSFNLDLMHGLPHQDLNDALYDLNKAVELAPPHLSWYQLTIEQNTQFHSKPPTLPDEDILWDIFEQGHALLSEAGYEQYEISGYAKVGKQCQHNLNYWRFGDYIGIGCGAHGKLTEPETGQIVRRSKVKHPRGYMDADKSFLDNEHVVEQDELPFEFFMNRFRLIEATPKQDFCDFTGLPLSTVSEQIKTAIQKGLLTETATHWQVTQLGHRYLNSLFDLFI, encoded by the coding sequence ATGCGTTTACCGCCGCTGAGCTTGTACGTGCATATTCCTTGGTGTGTACAAAAGTGTCCGTACTGTGATTTCAATTCACATACCCAAAAAGGCAAGATCCCGGAAGCTGAATACATTGCCGATCTGCTTGCAGATCTACGCAGTGAATTACCACGGGTATTCCAACGATCATTACATTCGATCTTTATTGGTGGCGGCACGCCGAGTTTAATTAGCGCTGAAGGTATTGGTCAAATACTCGATGGGGTTGAAGCGATGATCCCATTTAGTGACAATATCGAAATCACCATGGAAGCCAATCCAGGCACTGTCGAAGCCGATCGTTTTCACGGTTATGTCACTGCAGGTGTTAATCGAATTTCCATTGGTGTGCAAAGTTTACAAGCTGAAAAACTCAATCTATTAGGGCGTATTCACGATCCTGATGAAGCGATCCGCGCAGCGAATATTGCCACTGAATCAGCACTCAATTCATTCAATTTAGATTTGATGCACGGTCTACCGCATCAAGATCTTAACGATGCGTTATATGACTTAAACAAAGCGGTTGAACTTGCGCCTCCGCATTTGTCTTGGTATCAACTAACCATTGAACAGAACACCCAATTTCACTCTAAGCCGCCGACCTTGCCGGATGAAGATATTCTCTGGGATATTTTTGAGCAAGGCCATGCATTGCTCAGTGAAGCCGGTTATGAACAATATGAGATATCGGGATATGCCAAAGTCGGTAAGCAATGTCAGCATAACTTAAACTATTGGCGTTTTGGTGACTATATCGGTATTGGCTGTGGCGCGCACGGTAAGCTAACAGAACCAGAAACCGGTCAGATAGTTCGCCGTAGCAAAGTAAAGCATCCTCGTGGTTATATGGACGCTGATAAATCATTTTTAGACAATGAACACGTTGTTGAGCAAGACGAACTGCCATTTGAGTTCTTTATGAATCGTTTTCGCTTAATTGAAGCGACACCGAAACAAGACTTTTGTGATTTTACCGGATTACCATTATCGACGGTAAGTGAACAAATTAAGACGGCGATCCAAAAAGGCTTATTAACTGAAACTGCAACACATTGGCAAGTAACCCAACTCGGTCATCGTTATCTCAATAGCTTGTTTGACCTATTTATCTAA
- the trmB gene encoding tRNA (guanosine(46)-N7)-methyltransferase TrmB — MTEHKITEHKRIAEPELTEDGKRIRKVRSFVLREGRLTKGQEAAMTDFWPTMGLDHDMGMLDFAEVFGNDNPVTLEIGFGMGASLVEMAAASPEKNFIGIEVHSPGVGACLMAAGERGVTNLRVFCHDAVEVLADCIADGSLAGMQLFFPDPWHKTRHHKRRIVQASFAESIRQKLSLGGIFHMATDWENYAEHMIEVMAVAPGYANTAAEGNFVPRPDWRPLTKFEQRGHRLGHGVWDIIYKRTK, encoded by the coding sequence ATGACTGAACATAAAATAACTGAGCATAAAAGAATAGCAGAACCTGAATTAACAGAAGACGGTAAACGCATCCGTAAAGTGAGAAGTTTTGTTTTACGTGAAGGACGTTTAACTAAAGGCCAGGAAGCCGCGATGACAGATTTTTGGCCAACGATGGGCCTAGATCATGACATGGGCATGTTAGATTTTGCTGAGGTGTTTGGTAACGATAACCCAGTAACATTAGAAATCGGCTTTGGTATGGGCGCATCTTTAGTTGAAATGGCTGCCGCTTCTCCAGAGAAAAACTTTATCGGTATCGAAGTACATTCACCAGGTGTTGGCGCATGTCTAATGGCTGCTGGCGAACGTGGTGTAACTAACCTACGTGTATTCTGCCATGATGCTGTTGAAGTATTAGCGGATTGTATTGCTGATGGTAGCTTAGCTGGCATGCAATTATTCTTCCCTGACCCGTGGCACAAGACGCGTCATCACAAACGTCGTATCGTACAAGCTAGTTTTGCAGAAAGTATTCGCCAAAAACTTAGCTTAGGTGGTATCTTCCATATGGCTACAGACTGGGAAAACTATGCCGAGCATATGATTGAAGTAATGGCTGTTGCACCAGGTTATGCAAACACTGCTGCAGAAGGGAACTTTGTTCCACGTCCTGATTGGCGTCCATTAACTAAATTCGAACAACGTGGTCACCGTTTAGGTCACGGCGTTTGGGATATTATTTATAAACGTACTAAGTAA
- a CDS encoding type IV pilus twitching motility protein PilT, giving the protein MDVTELLTFSVKHNASDLHLSSGVPPMIRVDGDVRKINLPAFDAKQVHALIYDIMDDKQRKDYEEHLEVDFSFEINNVARFRVNAFNQHRGPAATFRTIPSEIKTMAELSVPDILHDLVNLPRGLVLVTGPTGSGKSTTLAAMVDHINEHQHKHILTIEDPIEFVHQNKKSLVNQREVFRDTKSFNAALRSSLREDPDVILVGEMRDLETIRLALTAAETGHLVFGTLHTTSAAKTIDRIVDVFPGQEKDMVRSMLSESLRAVISQTLLKRTGGGRVAAHEIMLGTPAIRNLIREDKVAQMYSVIQTGMMHGMQTLDQSLRELVNMGIVSTEEARIRAVDQQSF; this is encoded by the coding sequence ATGGATGTTACAGAGTTACTTACATTTAGTGTAAAGCATAACGCATCAGATCTACACCTTTCTTCGGGTGTACCACCGATGATCCGCGTAGATGGTGATGTACGTAAAATAAACTTACCTGCTTTTGATGCTAAACAAGTACATGCGCTGATTTATGACATTATGGATGATAAACAACGCAAAGACTATGAAGAACATTTGGAAGTCGATTTTTCTTTTGAAATTAATAACGTCGCTCGTTTCCGTGTGAATGCATTCAACCAACACCGTGGTCCAGCAGCAACGTTTCGTACTATTCCCAGCGAAATAAAAACCATGGCCGAGTTAAGTGTACCTGATATTCTGCATGACTTGGTTAACCTACCACGTGGTTTAGTCTTGGTGACCGGGCCGACTGGCTCTGGTAAGTCGACGACACTGGCAGCGATGGTTGATCATATTAATGAGCATCAGCATAAGCACATTTTGACTATCGAAGATCCGATTGAATTTGTACATCAGAATAAAAAAAGCTTGGTTAATCAGCGTGAAGTATTCCGCGATACTAAAAGTTTTAATGCCGCATTACGTTCTTCATTACGTGAAGACCCGGATGTTATCTTAGTGGGGGAGATGCGAGACTTAGAAACTATCCGCTTAGCATTAACAGCGGCTGAAACCGGACATTTGGTATTTGGCACCTTGCATACAACCTCTGCGGCGAAAACCATTGACCGTATTGTCGATGTATTCCCAGGACAAGAAAAAGACATGGTGCGATCTATGCTGTCCGAGTCACTGCGTGCGGTAATTTCGCAGACGTTATTAAAACGTACTGGTGGTGGCCGTGTCGCTGCCCATGAGATCATGCTTGGTACACCTGCGATCCGTAACTTGATCCGTGAAGATAAAGTCGCGCAGATGTATTCGGTGATCCAAACCGGTATGATGCACGGCATGCAAACATTAGATCAATCATTACGTGAATTGGTTAATATGGGTATTGTCTCGACGGAAGAAGCGCGCATTAGAGCGGTTGATCAACAAAGTTTTTAA
- a CDS encoding XTP/dITP diphosphatase, producing MSKVVLATGNPGKVREMSALLAEFGLEVLPQSDFNIVEADETGTTFIENAIIKAKHAATLTGLPAIADDSGLAVDALQGVPGIYSARYAGVDASDRDNLLKLLDALKGVPTAQRTARFHCVLVYMTHAEDPTPLVCHGTWDGVITEQPSGEDGFGYDPIFFVESEGCTSAELTKQRKSELSHRGQALTALLAAMHEQQTRLAARLTAL from the coding sequence ATGTCTAAAGTTGTTCTCGCTACTGGTAATCCAGGCAAAGTTCGTGAAATGTCAGCACTACTTGCTGAGTTTGGTCTTGAAGTGCTTCCACAAAGTGATTTCAATATTGTTGAAGCTGATGAGACTGGCACCACCTTTATTGAAAATGCCATTATCAAAGCTAAACACGCGGCAACATTAACAGGATTACCTGCAATTGCTGACGATTCTGGTTTAGCGGTTGATGCCTTACAAGGTGTACCAGGTATCTACTCGGCACGTTATGCCGGTGTTGATGCTAGCGATCGTGATAATTTATTAAAGTTATTAGATGCACTTAAAGGTGTACCGACAGCCCAGCGTACAGCTCGATTCCATTGTGTATTGGTTTATATGACCCATGCCGAAGATCCTACGCCACTTGTTTGTCACGGTACTTGGGATGGTGTCATCACCGAGCAACCAAGTGGTGAAGACGGCTTTGGTTATGATCCAATTTTCTTTGTTGAGTCAGAAGGCTGCACATCAGCAGAACTGACTAAACAACGTAAGAGTGAATTAAGTCATCGTGGTCAAGCTCTGACTGCATTGCTCGCGGCAATGCACGAACAACAAACTCGATTAGCTGCACGATTAACAGCACTATAA
- a CDS encoding oxidative damage protection protein, which yields MARMVFCTRLQKEAEGLRFQLYPGEVGKRIFDHISQEAWSEWQQKQTMLLNEKKLNMMDENDRIFLEQEMVKYLFEGQDVIIEGFTPKA from the coding sequence ATGGCTAGAATGGTTTTCTGCACACGCTTACAAAAAGAAGCGGAAGGTTTACGTTTTCAACTTTATCCAGGTGAAGTAGGCAAACGTATTTTTGATCATATTTCCCAAGAAGCATGGTCTGAATGGCAGCAAAAACAAACTATGCTGCTAAACGAAAAAAAATTAAACATGATGGATGAAAATGATCGCATATTTCTTGAACAAGAAATGGTTAAGTACCTGTTTGAAGGTCAAGACGTAATCATTGAAGGCTTTACCCCAAAAGCTTAA
- a CDS encoding YggS family pyridoxal phosphate-dependent enzyme, with protein sequence MNSISTRLQQVLAQIDNAASTSCKKRSEINLLAVSKTKPVEQVMAVYALGQRKFGENYLQEAIEKITYLQQDGRYDDIEWHFIGPIQSNKTRPIAEHFDWVQSIDRLKVAQRLNDQRPTEMAKLNVCIQVNISAEDSKSGANLEQARQLAEQVTLLPNLVLRGIMAIPEKTTDLDRLKSQFNQLESLYLSLQHQYNQIDTLSMGMTNDMELAIAQGSNMVRVGTAIFGARG encoded by the coding sequence ATGAATAGTATATCAACACGATTACAACAGGTTCTAGCTCAAATTGACAACGCGGCAAGCACATCTTGCAAAAAAAGGTCTGAAATTAACCTGCTTGCAGTAAGTAAAACCAAACCCGTCGAACAAGTGATGGCGGTTTACGCACTCGGGCAACGTAAATTTGGTGAAAACTACCTGCAAGAAGCGATAGAAAAGATCACTTACCTGCAGCAAGACGGTCGTTATGACGACATTGAATGGCATTTTATTGGTCCCATTCAATCAAATAAGACCCGCCCAATCGCCGAGCATTTTGATTGGGTGCAAAGTATCGACCGCTTAAAAGTAGCGCAGCGACTCAATGATCAACGTCCTACTGAAATGGCAAAATTGAATGTCTGTATTCAAGTCAACATCAGTGCTGAAGACAGTAAATCAGGTGCGAACTTAGAGCAAGCACGACAGCTCGCAGAGCAAGTGACCCTATTACCCAATTTGGTATTACGTGGGATCATGGCTATCCCAGAAAAAACAACTGATCTCGATAGGCTAAAATCACAATTTAACCAGCTTGAATCATTGTATTTATCACTTCAGCACCAATATAACCAAATAGATACGCTATCGATGGGCATGACCAACGATATGGAACTTGCTATTGCGCAAGGCAGCAACATGGTACGTGTAGGCACTGCCATTTTTGGTGCGCGCGGCTGA
- a CDS encoding murein transglycosylase domain-containing protein, with product MAIFRILLIAVSCSVLAACSMSDYQHSVELAALNNNTQALERLSYQQPNYRAKTAKSNEKDNTALHTLKNNYRSEVTNLWGDNNTAFSSNYRYIKYTNDYRSRAIIDFQQGSVRVETLEQQNSPQYLKQAIEYTLLAPLQPKYTDFYNSYTSEIKGTPFLYQQVKDNDGKVMKWHWRASRYANYLIKHKSKQVTINGNNVTSVSFALTSNHTQIRKQRYQALINQAARRYSIDKNTITAMIQVDSLFNPYALNRNGRIGLMQISSSIGEDVFHQQKQYPFKPQPNWLFNNANNLDIGVSYLTLLDKQYLKEIKNPKSRYYAMLASYIAGPQNMLQTFSKNKKEAFRIINDLSSYEVYQSFTNAQSRRDIKNYVSAVNSHFRQLSH from the coding sequence ATGGCTATATTCCGCATACTATTAATCGCTGTCAGTTGCAGTGTTTTAGCAGCTTGCTCGATGAGTGACTATCAGCACTCCGTCGAACTCGCCGCGCTCAATAACAACACGCAAGCCTTAGAACGCCTTTCTTATCAGCAACCGAATTATCGCGCCAAAACAGCAAAGTCCAACGAAAAAGACAATACTGCGCTGCACACTCTCAAAAATAACTATCGCAGCGAAGTAACCAACCTCTGGGGCGATAACAATACTGCATTCTCAAGCAATTACCGTTATATCAAATACACCAATGACTACCGTAGCCGTGCAATTATCGATTTCCAGCAAGGTAGCGTGCGTGTCGAGACGCTAGAACAACAAAATAGCCCGCAGTATCTCAAGCAAGCGATTGAATATACACTACTCGCCCCCCTGCAGCCTAAATACACCGATTTTTATAACAGCTACACATCTGAAATTAAAGGCACGCCTTTTCTATACCAGCAAGTGAAAGACAACGACGGCAAGGTAATGAAGTGGCATTGGCGCGCGTCACGTTATGCTAACTACTTAATTAAGCATAAAAGTAAACAAGTGACGATAAATGGCAATAATGTCACTAGCGTGTCTTTTGCGCTCACCAGCAATCATACTCAAATCCGTAAACAGCGCTATCAAGCCCTGATTAATCAAGCAGCTCGACGTTATAGCATCGATAAAAACACCATCACAGCGATGATCCAAGTCGACAGTTTATTTAATCCCTATGCACTCAACAGGAATGGTCGCATTGGTTTAATGCAAATATCTAGCTCGATTGGCGAAGATGTTTTCCATCAACAAAAGCAATATCCCTTTAAGCCACAACCAAACTGGTTGTTTAATAACGCCAACAATCTAGATATTGGCGTGAGTTATTTAACTTTATTAGACAAGCAGTACCTTAAAGAGATTAAAAACCCGAAATCTCGCTACTATGCCATGCTGGCAAGTTATATTGCCGGACCTCAGAATATGCTGCAAACTTTCTCAAAGAACAAAAAAGAGGCATTTCGTATCATAAATGACTTATCTTCTTATGAGGTGTACCAAAGTTTCACTAATGCTCAGTCTCGTCGCGATATAAAGAACTATGTGTCTGCGGTAAACAGTCACTTTCGTCAACTCAGTCATTAA